The sequence TCGTCGCGGTAGCGGCCGGTCAGCTCCTCGGCGAAGTGCATGGCGTCGCAGTGCGAGCCGCCGTTGCCGGCCGAGATCACCTTGCGGCCGTCCTTGAACTGGGCGACCAGCAATTGCGCGGCGGCCTCGACGCTGGCGACGAAGCCGTCGTCGGCCAGCACGCGCTCGAGCAGCGCGCGGGCCTCGTCGAGCGAGGCGCGGATCGATGCTGCGGCGCTCATTCGATGACCTTGGGGACGAGGTAGAGGCCGTTCTCGACCGCCGGTGCGACGGCCTGGAACTTGTCGCGCCGGTCGGGCTCGGACGCGGTGTCCTCGCGCAGCCGCAGGGCCACGTCGCGGGCGTGGCTCATCGGCTCGACGCCGTCGGTGTCGACGGCCTGCAATTGCTCGATCAGGCCGAAAATGCCATTGAGCTTGTCAC is a genomic window of Chitinimonas koreensis containing:
- the gatC gene encoding Asp-tRNA(Asn)/Glu-tRNA(Gln) amidotransferase subunit GatC is translated as MSLTDADVRRIARLARLRVSEAEVAETRDKLNGIFGLIEQLQAVDTDGVEPMSHARDVALRLREDTASEPDRRDKFQAVAPAVENGLYLVPKVIE